Proteins encoded together in one Impatiens glandulifera chromosome 1, dImpGla2.1, whole genome shotgun sequence window:
- the LOC124922446 gene encoding UDP-glucose iridoid glucosyltransferase-like has protein sequence MIVLLPLPFQSHINPMLRLGSILHANGFSITVAHSEFNPPNPSSHPHFSFLPLPDAVDVTLLDHSPNSFFRFLSDLNTKCMPQLLHRLPQLQNENNVACIIYDSMFYDAEATANQLGIPSLVLRICSATFSLVQTKLPDLISNGHLIIPTTQEDQDQIVPQLHPLRQSDLQILTNPDPKEALQLYSQMSKITTTRGIIFDTIDCLEQLSLEQLRGNYDVPIFTPGPFHKLAGPVSAAAGSMLWKENTDCLKWLDKQSPNSVLYVSIGSAIAIDVKEFVEMANALADCDQPFLWVVRPGSVIGISDVNEHLPEKMKKLVADETGCMVEWCPQVELLSHMAVGGFLTQCGWNSILEGICEGVPMICRAGWEDQVMAARYVCHEWGTGVELKGNSLLLPLKRGEIEKAIRKLMKSEEGKEMRKRAADLRSKVEIAIGEGGSSSTDLHALLDFISSFTS, from the coding sequence ATGATAGTTCTTCTTCCATTACCATTCCAAAGTCACATAAACCCTATGCTCCGTCTGGGTTCAATCCTCCATGCCAATGGATTCTCGATAACAGTTGCCCATTCTGAATTCAACCCTCCAAATCCATCTTCCCACCCTCATTTTTCCTTCCTCCCTCTCCCCGACGCCGTCGACGTTACCTTACTCGACCATTCTCCCAACTCTTTCTTCCGTTTCCTTTCAGATCTCAATACCAAATGCATGCCCCAACTCCTCCACCGACTGCCTCAACTACAAAACGAAAACAACGTAGCCTGCATCATCTACGATTCCATGTTCTACGATGCCGAAGCTACTGCCAACCAGCTTGGGATCCCCAGTCTGGTCCTAAGGATATGCAGTGCTACTTTCTCTCTCGTTCAAACCAAATTGCCTGATTTGATTTCAAATGGCCATCTTATCATCCCTACTACACAAGAAGATCAAGATCAGATAGTTCCACAACTTCATCCTCTCCGACAAAGCGACCTTCAAATCCTTACCAATCCAGATCCAAAGGAAGCGCTTCAACTCTATTCCCAAATGTCTAAGATTACAACAACAAGGGGTATCATCTTTGATACAATTGACTGCCTTGAGCAACTCTCCTTAGAACAGCTCCGCGGGAATTACGACGTACCCATCTTCACTCCTGGTCCTTTCCACAAACTCGCCGGTCCTGTATCCGCGGCGGCAGGTTCCATGCTATGGAAAGAAAACACAGACTGTCTAAAATGGCTGGACAAGCAAAGTCCCAACTCTGTTCTGTACGTGAGTATCGGGAGCGCCATCGCTATAGACGTGAAGGAATTCGTGGAGATGGCCAATGCGTTAGCTGACTGCGATCAACCCTTCTTGTGGGTTGTTCGACCCGGGTCGGTAATAGGAATATCGGACGTGAATGAGCATTTGCcggagaaaatgaagaaattggtGGCGGATGAAACAGGGTGCATGGTTGAATGGTGCCCACAGGTTGAGTTGCTGTCTCATATGGCGGTTGGGGGGTTTCTTACACAGTGTGGCTGGAACTCGATTCTGGAGGGTATATGTGAAGGAGTGCCGATGATATGTAGGGCCGGATGGGAAGATCAGGTGATGGCGGCGAGGTATGTCTGCCATGAGTGGGGTACTGGAGTTGAATTAAAGGGAAACTCGCTGTTGTTGCCGTTGAAGAGGGGAGAAATTGAGAAGGCGATAAGGAAACTGATGAAGAGTGAAGAAGGGAAGGAGATGAGGAAAAGGGCTGCCGATTTGAGATCCAAAGTTGAGATTGCTATAGGCGAAGGTGGATCTTCTTCAACTGACTTACATGCAC